Proteins encoded together in one Phalacrocorax aristotelis chromosome 7, bGulAri2.1, whole genome shotgun sequence window:
- the TMEM41A gene encoding transmembrane protein 41A isoform X2: protein MWRRLAGLLLLFAAATAALWLLSARLSAGQARRPLRFPSDLEELRELAEALRDYERQHRGAALTLFCAAYLYKQSFAIPGSSLLNVLAGALFGPWTGLVLCSALTSVGATFCYLLSGAFGKQFVVYYFPDKVAQLQRKVEENRSCLFFFLLFLRLFPMTPNWFLNLSAPILNIPVSQFFLSVLIGLTPYNFICVQTGAILSQITSLDTIFSWDTLLKLLAMAVAALIPGTLIKKYSKKHLKLDEDKHVQLLNGKKSL from the exons ATGTGGCGGCGGCTGGCTGGGCTGCTCCTCCTCTTCGCGGCCGCCACGGCCGCCCTCTGGCTGCTGTCGGCCCGGCTGAGCGCGGGGCAGGCGCGCAG GCCTCTGCGGTTCCCGTCGGACCTGGAGGAGCTGCGGGAGCTGGCCGAGGCGCTGCGGGACTACGAGCGGCAGCACCGGGGCGCGGCGCTGACCCTCTTCTGCGCCGCCTACCTCTACAAGCAGAGCTTCGCCATCCCCGGCTCCAGCCTCCTG AACGTTCTGGCCGGAGCACTTTTTGGGCCGTGGACTGGGCTGGTGCTGTGCTCGGCGCTGACGTCTGTGGGAGCGACCTTCTGCTACCTGCTCTCTGGTGCGTTCGGAAAGCAGTTCGTCGTCTACTACTTTCCTGATAAAGTGGCGCAGCTGCAAAGAAAG GTGGAAGAGAACAGgagctgcttattttttttcttattgttccTGAGGCTGTTCCCTATGACACCAAACTGGTTTCTGAATCTCTCAGCTCCCATTTTAAACATCCCTGTGTCCCAGTTCTTCTTATCCGTTCTCATCG GTCTTACACCATATAATTTCATCTGTGTGCAGACAGGAGCCATTCTATCACAAATCACCTCTTTGGATACCATTTTCTCCTGGGACACGCTGCTCAAACTGCTTGCAATGGCTGTGGCAGCACTGATACCAGGCACCCTTATCAAGAAATACAGCAAGAAGCACTTGAAGCTGGATGAAGACAAGCATGTTCAGTTACTCAATGGCAAAAAGAGCTTGTGA
- the TMEM41A gene encoding transmembrane protein 41A isoform X1, protein MWRRLAGLLLLFAAATAALWLLSARLSAGQARRPLRFPSDLEELRELAEALRDYERQHRGAALTLFCAAYLYKQSFAIPGSSLLNVLAGALFGPWTGLVLCSALTSVGATFCYLLSGAFGKQFVVYYFPDKVAQLQRKVLHHIISSVCRQEPFYHKSPLWIPFSPGTRCSNCLQWLWQH, encoded by the exons ATGTGGCGGCGGCTGGCTGGGCTGCTCCTCCTCTTCGCGGCCGCCACGGCCGCCCTCTGGCTGCTGTCGGCCCGGCTGAGCGCGGGGCAGGCGCGCAG GCCTCTGCGGTTCCCGTCGGACCTGGAGGAGCTGCGGGAGCTGGCCGAGGCGCTGCGGGACTACGAGCGGCAGCACCGGGGCGCGGCGCTGACCCTCTTCTGCGCCGCCTACCTCTACAAGCAGAGCTTCGCCATCCCCGGCTCCAGCCTCCTG AACGTTCTGGCCGGAGCACTTTTTGGGCCGTGGACTGGGCTGGTGCTGTGCTCGGCGCTGACGTCTGTGGGAGCGACCTTCTGCTACCTGCTCTCTGGTGCGTTCGGAAAGCAGTTCGTCGTCTACTACTTTCCTGATAAAGTGGCGCAGCTGCAAAGAAAG GTCTTACACCATATAATTTCATCTGTGTGCAGACAGGAGCCATTCTATCACAAATCACCTCTTTGGATACCATTTTCTCCTGGGACACGCTGCTCAAACTGCTTGCAATGGCTGTGGCAGCACTGA